A stretch of the Clostridiales bacterium genome encodes the following:
- a CDS encoding glycoside hydrolase family 43 protein, with amino-acid sequence MRLLSLFLVFFMLLPVFSAGAEEDYSPSVEGIALGAVNARTAVHDPSIIAADGAYYIFGSHMAAARSENLRSWTVVATGYYSGNRVWGDIFAEDSHVFDYAGGPSSLIPTDDRRHHVWAPDVIYNKTMGKYVMYYCTSSTWNASNICFGISDSVEGPYTWQGRIVCSGFDKRIAAQTDAAQVVGEDWIKSRYLTLAGGYNFREWPNAIDPSVFYDADGRMWMVYGSWSGGIFILEIDPATGYAIHPEADDAAGIDPYFGKRLLGGGHHSIEGPYILYDEAAGWYYLFVSYGELQAHGGYQIRVFRSRTPDGEYEDMNGTRPGKSAHAPFGLKLSGNYILPSVRTAYMATGHNSALIDADGKRYICYHTRFANGSEGHLPMVKQYGLNAEGWPCPLPYATRKEDLPDTVDPASVPGRYYVINQGTYISDKIAEPFILYLRGDGTVGGETLSGTWHVEDGSAFLRLSLGGTEYSGILARMQDDAGTEVSVFSAVGNNESIWGVKYDE; translated from the coding sequence ATGAGATTGCTTTCCCTCTTTTTGGTTTTCTTCATGCTGCTCCCCGTTTTTTCCGCAGGTGCGGAAGAGGATTACTCCCCTTCTGTGGAAGGGATTGCCCTCGGCGCGGTCAACGCCCGCACCGCCGTGCATGATCCGTCCATTATTGCAGCGGACGGGGCATACTACATTTTCGGTTCCCACATGGCGGCCGCCCGCTCCGAAAATCTCCGTTCCTGGACAGTGGTGGCCACCGGCTATTATTCCGGCAACCGTGTCTGGGGGGATATTTTCGCTGAGGACAGCCATGTGTTCGATTATGCCGGCGGTCCGTCCAGCCTGATTCCCACCGATGACAGGAGGCATCACGTCTGGGCGCCGGATGTCATATACAACAAAACCATGGGCAAGTACGTCATGTACTACTGCACCTCTTCCACCTGGAACGCTTCCAATATATGCTTCGGCATCTCTGATTCCGTTGAGGGGCCCTACACCTGGCAGGGCCGCATCGTCTGCTCCGGGTTTGACAAGCGGATTGCCGCGCAGACGGACGCGGCGCAGGTCGTCGGGGAGGACTGGATCAAATCCCGCTACCTCACCCTGGCCGGCGGCTACAATTTCCGGGAATGGCCCAACGCCATCGATCCGTCCGTCTTTTACGACGCGGACGGCCGCATGTGGATGGTCTATGGTTCATGGTCCGGCGGCATTTTCATTCTGGAAATCGATCCGGCCACAGGGTATGCCATCCATCCGGAAGCAGATGACGCAGCCGGCATCGACCCTTATTTCGGCAAACGCCTGCTCGGCGGCGGGCACCACTCCATCGAGGGGCCGTACATCCTTTACGACGAGGCCGCCGGGTGGTATTATCTCTTTGTCTCCTATGGCGAGCTCCAGGCGCACGGCGGTTACCAGATCCGGGTCTTCCGTTCCCGTACGCCGGACGGGGAATATGAGGATATGAACGGCACCCGTCCCGGCAAATCCGCCCACGCTCCCTTCGGGCTCAAGCTTTCCGGTAACTACATCCTGCCCTCCGTACGTACCGCCTACATGGCTACCGGTCATAACAGCGCCCTGATCGATGCAGACGGCAAGCGGTACATCTGCTATCACACCCGTTTTGCCAACGGTTCGGAAGGCCACCTTCCCATGGTCAAGCAGTACGGGCTCAACGCGGAAGGCTGGCCGTGCCCCCTTCCCTATGCCACCCGGAAGGAAGACCTGCCCGATACCGTGGACCCCGCTTCCGTCCCCGGCCGCTATTATGTTATCAACCAGGGGACGTATATCAGCGATAAAATTGCTGAACCCTTCATCCTGTACCTCCGCGGGGACGGAACCGTCGGCGGGGAAACCCTGTCCGGTACCTGGCATGTGGAGGATGGCTCTGCGTTCCTCCGCCTGTCCCTCGGCGGTACCGAGTACAGCGGCATCCTGGCCCGCATGCAGGATGACGCCGGAACCGAAGTTTCCGTTTTCTCTGCTGTCGGGAACAACGAGAGCATCTGGGGTGTAAAGTATGACGAATAA
- a CDS encoding LacI family DNA-binding transcriptional regulator yields the protein MGKDPNRPVTLQDIAKATGYTINTVSRALKDKDDISRETCAYIQRVAREMGYVRNYLASSLRSGRTKTLAMIAGSMMNPFYAILMDLIQREAVQYGYTLFILCSQDDPEAELKAVQMALSRQVDGILITPCSFESPALSLLRESHIPFVLLSRFQEGSRDDCVYCNDEEGGYLAARHLIETGHRKVAMLSHRQVVFSSRKRFTGFRQACLDAGIPEEDIGYACLQDPDEILAQLKAWIAAGFNGLFSFCDVEAWGTITLLENNGFRVPDDLHVIGFDNILGYINFTKPICSVDCHLQDEARIAIELIRNRIHDPSLPPQQVIIPVDFVSRCR from the coding sequence TTGGGCAAGGATCCGAACAGACCGGTCACCCTGCAGGATATCGCGAAGGCCACCGGGTATACGATCAACACCGTTTCCCGCGCTCTCAAGGACAAGGATGACATTTCCCGTGAAACCTGCGCCTATATCCAACGGGTCGCCCGGGAGATGGGCTATGTCCGCAATTACCTGGCCAGTTCCCTTCGTTCCGGGCGGACAAAAACGCTGGCGATGATCGCCGGGTCCATGATGAACCCGTTCTATGCCATCCTGATGGACCTGATCCAGCGGGAAGCGGTTCAGTACGGCTACACGCTCTTTATTCTCTGCTCGCAGGATGATCCGGAAGCTGAGCTGAAAGCGGTGCAGATGGCCCTTTCCCGCCAGGTGGACGGCATTCTCATCACCCCATGTTCCTTTGAATCCCCCGCTCTGTCCCTCCTGCGGGAATCCCATATCCCCTTTGTCCTCCTCAGCCGTTTCCAGGAAGGATCCCGGGACGACTGTGTCTACTGTAACGATGAGGAAGGCGGCTACCTGGCTGCCCGCCACCTGATCGAAACCGGTCACCGCAAAGTGGCCATGCTGTCCCACCGCCAGGTGGTCTTCTCCTCCCGCAAGCGCTTCACGGGCTTCCGGCAGGCCTGCCTGGATGCCGGCATTCCGGAGGAGGATATCGGCTATGCCTGCCTGCAGGATCCGGATGAAATTCTCGCTCAGCTGAAAGCCTGGATCGCCGCCGGATTCAACGGGCTGTTCTCCTTCTGTGATGTGGAAGCCTGGGGCACCATTACCTTGCTGGAAAACAATGGCTTCCGCGTGCCGGACGACCTGCACGTCATCGGCTTTGACAATATCCTCGGATACATCAACTTCACAAAGCCGATCTGCTCCGTGGACTGCCACCTGCAAGATGAAGCGCGCATCGCGATCGAGCTTATCCGCAACCGGATCCATGACCCGTCGCTTCCACCGCAGCAGGTCATCATCCCGGTCGACTTTGTCTCCCGGTGCCGCTGA
- a CDS encoding DegV family protein — translation MWHLVSDTSSDLYTVEGGEGVFDFATIPFSIRIGGKEYMDDENINIDEMLTANENHAEQAQTSCPSPEEFGEKFRAPGPVIAFTISSALSGTYNSACIARDMILEEEPDKQIAVIDSKATGPEEAMLILKARDLILAGTPFAEIESALNQAAAKIHTIFALSSYHNLIKSGRVSRLIGFIAGHLGFWGIGIGSDEGEIVIRGKARGEKSMVRFLVDEIARIGLAGKEILISHCMNSESAQLLKKALEERFEGIRVAIMATRGLDSFYAERHGLIIGF, via the coding sequence ATGTGGCACCTGGTCAGTGATACCAGCAGTGATCTCTACACGGTTGAGGGCGGCGAAGGCGTCTTCGATTTTGCCACCATTCCCTTCTCCATCCGCATCGGCGGCAAGGAATACATGGATGACGAAAACATCAATATCGATGAAATGCTGACGGCGAATGAAAACCATGCCGAACAGGCGCAGACCTCCTGCCCCTCCCCGGAGGAATTCGGCGAAAAGTTCCGCGCTCCCGGTCCCGTCATCGCGTTCACGATTTCCAGTGCCCTCTCGGGCACCTACAACAGCGCCTGCATCGCCCGGGATATGATTCTGGAGGAAGAACCGGACAAGCAGATCGCCGTCATTGACAGCAAGGCCACCGGTCCCGAAGAGGCAATGCTGATCCTGAAAGCCCGGGATCTGATCCTCGCCGGCACTCCCTTCGCGGAGATCGAATCCGCCCTGAACCAGGCAGCCGCGAAGATCCATACGATTTTTGCCCTGTCCTCCTATCATAACCTGATCAAATCCGGCCGTGTCAGCCGTCTCATCGGCTTTATCGCCGGCCACCTCGGCTTCTGGGGCATCGGCATCGGCTCCGATGAAGGTGAAATCGTCATCCGCGGCAAAGCCCGGGGCGAAAAGTCCATGGTCCGCTTCCTGGTGGATGAGATTGCCCGCATTGGTCTGGCCGGCAAGGAAATCCTCATCAGCCACTGCATGAACAGCGAAAGCGCCCAGCTCCTCAAGAAGGCGCTGGAGGAACGCTTTGAAGGCATCCGCGTCGCCATCATGGCCACCCGCGGGCTCGACAGCTTCTACGCCGAGCGCCACGGCCTGATCATCGGTTTCTGA
- a CDS encoding ABC transporter ATP-binding protein yields the protein MKRLLKYLKPYRRTFVICLVLVLALTGLELVKPIIIGDAIDRYITGEKSEVLLVEGREQWEAGEQAEERYSGVLKAGALYLGVVLLLFAFTRIQTLMLQKMGQDIIYDIRNELFTHVEKLTMRFFDTTPVGKIVTRLTNDVEAINEVFSNILVKLFRNVVKMIGLAVIMIAMNPRMALYSFVLVPVVAVMTLVFRLISRRTYRLMRTRLAALNTFLSEHLSGMKIIRVFGREERKYREFEEKNDSLYKASFREMMVFAVFRPGIILLSVIALMIIMVTGGAEVLGGTITIGTLYIFLQYINSFYQPIQELAEQFTSLQSAISASEKIFTLLDTKPAIAEEDHPVILPEIRGKITFDHVWFSYSGKEDDWVLKDVSFTIEPGQSVAFVGATGAGKSSILNLIGRYYDIQKGTIRIDDTDIRKMSREQIRRAVGQVQQDVFLFTGDIASNIRLRDETISDEAIREAAKEVNAARFIDRLPDGYATRVTERGATYSAGQRQLLSFARTLAYDPAILILDEATANIDTETEQWIQEAVTRLMKGRTSIMVAHRLSTIQHCDRIIVMHHGRIRETGTHQELLALDGIYKKLYQLQLS from the coding sequence ATGAAACGGCTGCTGAAGTATCTGAAGCCGTACCGACGGACCTTTGTCATCTGCCTGGTGCTGGTGCTGGCACTGACGGGCCTTGAGCTGGTCAAGCCGATCATTATCGGCGACGCCATTGACCGCTATATCACCGGGGAAAAGAGCGAAGTTCTCCTGGTGGAAGGCCGGGAACAGTGGGAAGCCGGGGAACAGGCGGAGGAACGCTACAGCGGTGTGCTGAAAGCGGGTGCGCTGTACCTGGGCGTTGTGCTGCTCCTGTTTGCGTTCACCCGGATCCAGACACTGATGCTGCAGAAAATGGGGCAGGATATCATCTACGACATCCGGAATGAACTGTTCACCCATGTGGAGAAGCTGACCATGCGGTTTTTCGACACCACACCGGTCGGAAAGATCGTGACCCGGCTGACCAATGACGTGGAAGCGATCAACGAGGTGTTCTCGAACATCCTGGTGAAACTTTTCCGGAACGTGGTGAAGATGATCGGCCTGGCCGTGATCATGATTGCGATGAACCCGCGCATGGCACTGTACAGCTTTGTGCTGGTACCGGTGGTGGCGGTGATGACGCTGGTATTCCGGCTGATCAGCCGGCGGACCTACCGCCTGATGCGCACCCGGCTGGCGGCACTGAACACCTTCCTGTCCGAGCACCTGAGCGGAATGAAGATTATCCGTGTCTTCGGCCGGGAGGAACGCAAATACCGTGAGTTTGAAGAGAAGAATGACAGCCTTTACAAGGCCAGCTTCCGCGAGATGATGGTGTTTGCAGTATTCCGCCCGGGCATTATCCTGCTGAGTGTGATCGCCCTGATGATCATCATGGTGACCGGCGGGGCGGAGGTGCTCGGCGGGACCATTACCATTGGTACGCTATACATCTTCCTGCAGTATATCAACTCTTTCTACCAGCCAATCCAGGAACTGGCGGAGCAGTTTACAAGCCTGCAGAGCGCAATCTCCGCTTCCGAGAAAATCTTTACCTTGCTGGATACCAAACCGGCTATTGCGGAAGAAGATCATCCGGTGATCCTTCCGGAGATTCGGGGAAAGATCACCTTCGACCATGTGTGGTTCTCCTACAGCGGAAAGGAAGACGACTGGGTACTGAAGGACGTCAGCTTCACGATTGAACCCGGCCAGTCCGTCGCGTTTGTCGGCGCAACCGGCGCGGGAAAAAGCTCCATCCTGAACCTGATCGGCCGGTATTATGATATCCAGAAAGGCACCATCCGGATCGACGACACGGACATCCGGAAGATGAGCCGGGAACAGATCCGCCGGGCGGTCGGCCAGGTACAGCAGGATGTATTCCTGTTTACCGGGGATATCGCTTCGAATATCCGCCTGCGGGATGAAACCATATCGGATGAGGCAATCCGGGAAGCAGCGAAGGAAGTCAATGCCGCCCGGTTTATCGACCGCCTGCCGGACGGATATGCCACCCGGGTGACCGAGCGCGGCGCGACCTATTCTGCCGGGCAGCGACAGCTGCTTTCCTTTGCCCGGACGCTGGCCTATGACCCGGCAATCCTGATTCTGGATGAGGCCACCGCGAACATCGACACGGAAACGGAGCAGTGGATCCAGGAGGCGGTGACCCGCCTGATGAAGGGGCGCACCAGCATCATGGTGGCGCACCGGCTTTCCACCATCCAGCACTGCGACCGGATTATCGTGATGCACCACGGACGGATCCGCGAGACCGGCACCCATCAGGAGCTGCTGGCCCTGGATGGAATCTACAAGAAGCTGTACCAGCTGCAGCTGTCATAA
- a CDS encoding ABC transporter ATP-binding protein: protein MARELKLAFHYVGKYWWRYILGLAALFLVDQVNANVPLLSGELTDGLTAGTLDMGGVWGIAIRLLGMGAAINIGRFLWRFFLFGSARMTERDLRGRLFSHLENMSMSWYNEHKTGDLMARFTNDLGAIRGLLGGTMVTTFDATVMLILVLMNMIRFVSIKLTLVAVIPLIVIIFGNIWFGKQMHRRFLARQEAFSGLTDQVQEAISGIRVIKGFVQERKELAAFAKANDNSREKNLNVVRLMALVLPLLDLIVGISLLLTLVYGGRLAIFGEITIGQFVAFNSYVTMLIWPMIAVGESISGLSQGLASLRRISSILDEKPEIVDEGDPAVTSLKGDIEFRDLTFRYPGAPEDHPALEHVSVHVPAGETLAVIGRTGCGKTTMMNLLERLWDTEDPDMIRVDGHPLRKIPLQVLHRDIAYVPQDSFLFSDTIHNNIAFGVEAATEAETMEAAKAADVHENIMEFPDKYQTLLGERGVTVSGGQKQRISIARALMKNAPVLILDDSLSAVDTDTEERILTRLKEARRGKTTLIIAHRISTIQHADHILVLEDGKPAEYGTHDELMARGGLYRSIYDKQQLEKQLQEDHPDLPEVETAGGETV from the coding sequence ATGGCTCGTGAACTGAAACTGGCATTCCATTATGTCGGGAAATACTGGTGGCGGTATATCCTCGGTCTGGCGGCGCTTTTCCTGGTGGACCAGGTAAACGCCAATGTTCCTCTCCTGAGCGGGGAACTGACGGACGGGCTGACCGCCGGAACCCTTGACATGGGCGGCGTATGGGGCATTGCCATACGCCTGCTTGGCATGGGCGCAGCGATTAACATCGGGCGTTTTTTGTGGCGCTTTTTCCTGTTCGGAAGTGCCCGGATGACTGAGCGGGACCTGCGGGGCCGGCTGTTCAGCCACCTGGAAAACATGTCCATGTCCTGGTACAACGAGCATAAGACCGGCGACCTGATGGCCCGGTTTACGAACGACCTGGGCGCGATCCGCGGGCTGCTGGGCGGGACGATGGTTACAACCTTTGACGCGACCGTGATGCTCATACTGGTGCTGATGAACATGATCCGGTTTGTGAGTATCAAGCTGACACTGGTGGCAGTGATTCCGCTGATTGTGATCATCTTCGGGAATATATGGTTCGGAAAACAGATGCACCGGCGGTTCCTGGCCCGGCAGGAAGCATTTTCCGGCCTGACGGACCAGGTGCAGGAAGCGATCTCCGGTATTCGGGTGATCAAGGGATTTGTACAGGAACGGAAGGAACTTGCCGCTTTTGCCAAAGCCAACGACAACAGCCGGGAGAAAAACCTGAATGTGGTCAGGCTGATGGCGCTGGTCCTGCCGCTGCTGGACCTGATTGTCGGGATTTCCCTGCTGCTGACGCTGGTGTATGGCGGGCGGCTGGCCATATTCGGCGAGATTACCATCGGGCAGTTTGTGGCGTTCAACAGCTATGTCACCATGCTGATCTGGCCGATGATCGCCGTGGGAGAAAGCATTTCCGGCCTGAGCCAGGGACTGGCATCCCTGCGGCGGATCAGCTCCATCCTGGATGAAAAGCCGGAGATCGTGGATGAGGGAGACCCCGCGGTCACATCCCTGAAGGGCGACATTGAATTCCGGGATCTGACCTTCCGGTATCCCGGCGCGCCGGAGGATCATCCGGCGCTGGAGCATGTATCGGTGCATGTTCCCGCCGGGGAAACACTGGCCGTGATCGGCCGGACCGGATGCGGAAAAACCACAATGATGAACCTGCTGGAGCGGCTGTGGGATACCGAAGATCCGGACATGATCCGGGTGGACGGACATCCGCTGCGGAAAATTCCGCTGCAGGTGCTGCACCGGGACATTGCCTATGTACCGCAGGATTCCTTCCTGTTCAGCGATACAATCCATAACAATATCGCTTTCGGCGTGGAAGCCGCCACCGAAGCGGAGACAATGGAAGCCGCGAAGGCTGCGGACGTCCATGAGAATATCATGGAGTTTCCGGACAAGTACCAGACCCTGCTCGGCGAGCGCGGCGTGACGGTGTCCGGCGGCCAGAAGCAGCGGATTTCGATTGCGCGGGCGCTGATGAAGAACGCACCTGTCCTGATCCTGGATGATTCGCTGAGCGCCGTGGATACGGATACGGAAGAACGGATCCTGACCCGGCTGAAGGAAGCACGCCGGGGAAAGACAACCCTGATTATCGCCCACCGGATTTCCACGATCCAGCACGCGGACCATATCCTGGTGCTGGAGGACGGGAAACCGGCGGAATATGGCACGCACGACGAACTGATGGCGCGCGGCGGGCTGTACCGGTCCATCTATGACAAGCAGCAGCTGGAGAAACAGCTGCAGGAAGACCATCCGGACCTCCCGGAAGTGGAAACGGCGGGAGGTGAGACGGTATGA
- a CDS encoding L,D-transpeptidase, giving the protein MRRPFALLLLIILLCPVTGLAGSDDFLLGVKPAPSDITPAYRSEYRPSHENCYWCTPMNLDDEEAVWGMLTAPVTVLDINMNKQTVLYAEPDESGEAIGMVTGQSQALHVLEQYDNGWSLVETYSTSFHDSKVKNFNAFVTGYIQTKKLKQVKVNQNYGIIIDKLTQRLYLFKDGHLETSLAVSTGLYNSKQPYNETRSGEYLIIYTKTGALIDGNMHCDYALKFNAADYLHEVPYITNADGTKNYKPYEPKLGSRASHGCIRTQKNKNADGYSMKILADLIKKRKDTNCVKMVIWEDYEGREVMIPDDDTPLYYNPNGGSMYHSVADCASVKKKFLPLTQFTYGELDESPYSKLTICPYCMPTPRKADLEAINQEHQDSSPGDVMSYHNK; this is encoded by the coding sequence ATGCGCAGACCATTTGCCCTGTTACTGCTGATCATCCTGCTCTGCCCCGTCACCGGCCTGGCCGGCAGTGATGACTTCCTGCTGGGGGTAAAACCCGCCCCGTCGGATATCACCCCGGCTTACCGCAGCGAATACCGCCCGAGCCACGAAAACTGCTACTGGTGCACCCCCATGAACCTCGATGATGAAGAGGCTGTCTGGGGTATGCTCACCGCGCCGGTCACCGTTTTGGACATCAACATGAACAAACAGACTGTCCTGTATGCCGAGCCGGATGAATCCGGAGAAGCCATCGGCATGGTCACCGGGCAGAGCCAGGCGCTTCACGTCCTGGAACAGTATGACAACGGCTGGTCCCTGGTGGAAACCTACTCCACCAGTTTCCACGACAGCAAGGTGAAAAACTTCAACGCCTTTGTCACCGGATATATCCAGACCAAAAAGCTCAAGCAGGTCAAAGTCAACCAGAACTACGGCATCATCATTGACAAGCTGACCCAGCGCCTGTACCTGTTCAAAGACGGACATCTGGAGACTTCCTTGGCCGTTTCCACCGGCCTGTACAACAGCAAACAGCCCTACAACGAAACCCGTTCCGGCGAATACCTGATCATCTACACCAAAACCGGCGCCCTCATTGACGGGAACATGCACTGCGACTATGCGCTGAAGTTCAACGCCGCCGATTACCTGCATGAGGTTCCGTACATCACAAATGCCGACGGCACCAAAAACTACAAGCCCTATGAGCCGAAGCTGGGCTCCCGTGCCAGCCACGGATGCATCCGTACCCAGAAGAACAAAAACGCCGACGGATACAGCATGAAGATCCTCGCGGACCTCATCAAAAAGCGGAAGGATACCAACTGTGTCAAAATGGTCATCTGGGAGGATTATGAAGGCCGTGAGGTCATGATTCCGGATGATGATACCCCGCTGTACTACAACCCCAACGGCGGAAGTATGTATCATTCGGTGGCCGACTGTGCCAGCGTAAAAAAGAAATTCCTGCCGCTCACGCAGTTCACCTACGGCGAACTGGATGAATCCCCTTATTCAAAGCTGACCATCTGCCCCTACTGCATGCCCACACCCCGGAAGGCGGACCTGGAAGCCATCAACCAGGAGCATCAGGATTCCTCTCCCGGCGATGTCATGTCCTATCACAATAAGTAA